The following proteins come from a genomic window of Deltaproteobacteria bacterium:
- a CDS encoding hydrogenase iron-sulfur subunit, translated as MSNSFKPKILAFLCNWCAYAGADLAGVSRLQYPPGIRVIRTMCSGRVDPIFIVKALQAGCDAVLVSGUHPGECHYLDGNQHAEIKMQATQELLDCAGIGRERLQLRWISSAEGQRFAETVRELTDLVLTNLGPFDADRHKSTLEAVYSTLECETVRWLLGMQHQLTQQQNVYGEKVQLQDYKTLIRETFCNEFKKSLIRTSLQQGPLSVREIDSRTRLGVQNVATLLVEMENQGQVVLHGYRGRTPTFAGC; from the coding sequence ATGAGCAACAGTTTCAAACCCAAGATCTTGGCATTTCTCTGCAACTGGTGCGCCTATGCCGGCGCCGATCTGGCAGGGGTCTCCCGCCTGCAGTATCCTCCCGGCATCCGGGTCATCCGCACCATGTGTTCGGGCCGGGTTGACCCCATTTTCATCGTAAAGGCACTGCAAGCAGGTTGCGACGCTGTCTTGGTCTCCGGGTGACATCCTGGCGAGTGTCATTACCTGGATGGTAATCAACACGCGGAAATAAAGATGCAGGCAACCCAGGAACTGCTTGACTGTGCTGGAATTGGCCGGGAACGTCTCCAATTGCGGTGGATCTCGTCAGCTGAAGGACAACGTTTTGCAGAAACTGTGAGGGAGTTGACCGATCTCGTGCTCACGAACCTCGGCCCTTTTGATGCGGATCGCCATAAGAGCACGCTCGAGGCAGTCTACAGCACTCTGGAGTGTGAAACTGTACGCTGGCTTCTGGGAATGCAGCATCAACTTACCCAACAACAGAATGTCTACGGAGAAAAAGTTCAACTGCAAGATTACAAAACCCTGATCCGGGAAACTTTCTGCAATGAATTCAAGAAAAGCTTGATTCGGACCAGCCTGCAACAAGGTCCGCTATCGGTCCGGGAGATTGACAGCCGTACCAGACTCGGCGTTCAAAATGTCGCCACTCTGTTAGTGGAGATGGAGAATCAGGGCCAGGTTGTACTGCACGGCTATAGGGGAAGAACTCCCACATTTGCCGGCTGTTGA
- a CDS encoding PAS domain S-box protein, whose product MKNKTDSKPEEKIKELEHHIQRLKSEASRSKLVEEALREALVDYERLLDNIPGILYRGYRDWHVDFFDNKIEALTGYPKEVFNSRRMKWSDLIIAADMEAVKSATRAALNENRPYVREYRIRDRRGQVRWIQDRGTIISGEAGEPRQLHGIFFDVTETKQVQAEMVRTKIELEQIFQTAADGMRVVDKDFNVLRVNDTFAALVGQGEKKCLDSKCYEVFAGSLCHTAKCPLRRILLGERRIEIEIEKQRLDGKKIQCILTATPFKNERGEVLGIVENFKDITERKQMEQSLAQSEANYRMLLSTIPSVVFKGYEDWSVDFLDNKIEELSGYPMEDFNSRKLKWSDIVVPEDIAPMRDRFKRALKNGKIYLREYRIRTIDGDIRWIRERSRIVLDEKGKIDHVSGIFSDITARVEMRQRLEESYEQLARAHKELEHQCQVINNLNENLETMVKERTEELVKSERKYKKLIEDLKDMIFIARKDGRLTDINPSGLQMLGLNSSQNRHSLTLEDIFLDVAEATTFRKILEEQGFVKDYEARFKTRDGSILDTLITANAMLDDSGKFDGCEGIVRDVTELRRATEALIESQKMTTVGQLAAGVAHEINTPLGIILAHAQLLADDFPEGSEPLEDLKTIEKQTKICAKIVADLLEFSRRSEAAVDSTDINLTIEEVLAVMEHSLNMDRIYIVREFAEDLPLISADSEKLKQVYINMLNNAHDAIGTDGAIGIRTRFNRDSGEIVICFLDTGEGIPAGIRTKVFEPFFSTKAVGKGTGLGLSVSFGVVKQHGGYIEVESPLSAEWLEIFKGKEIGKRGPGTVFTIHLPIALEPEIGTEVGSGVADR is encoded by the coding sequence ATGAAGAATAAAACCGACAGCAAACCGGAAGAAAAAATCAAAGAGCTCGAGCATCATATCCAAAGACTAAAGAGTGAAGCATCCAGGTCGAAGCTCGTAGAAGAAGCTTTGCGAGAGGCACTTGTCGACTATGAGCGATTATTGGACAATATTCCCGGCATCCTTTACCGCGGTTACAGAGATTGGCACGTTGACTTTTTCGACAACAAGATCGAGGCGTTGACAGGATATCCCAAAGAAGTATTCAATTCTCGCCGGATGAAGTGGTCCGATCTGATCATAGCGGCCGACATGGAGGCGGTAAAAAGTGCCACCAGGGCCGCTTTGAATGAAAATAGACCTTATGTACGAGAATACAGGATAAGAGATAGACGAGGCCAGGTAAGATGGATTCAAGACAGAGGCACTATAATCAGTGGCGAGGCAGGTGAACCTCGGCAACTGCATGGTATATTCTTTGATGTCACTGAAACCAAACAGGTCCAGGCAGAAATGGTCAGGACCAAAATAGAACTGGAACAAATCTTTCAGACCGCGGCAGATGGCATGCGAGTGGTCGACAAAGACTTCAACGTGCTTAGGGTCAATGACACTTTTGCTGCTCTGGTAGGACAGGGAGAGAAAAAGTGCCTCGACAGCAAGTGTTACGAGGTTTTCGCAGGCTCCCTCTGCCACACGGCCAAATGCCCTCTGAGACGAATCTTGCTAGGTGAACGCCGCATAGAGATCGAGATTGAAAAACAGCGGCTCGATGGCAAGAAGATCCAATGTATTCTGACCGCGACACCCTTCAAGAATGAACGAGGTGAAGTACTTGGTATTGTGGAAAATTTCAAAGATATTACCGAACGCAAACAGATGGAACAGTCACTGGCCCAGTCCGAGGCAAACTATCGCATGTTGCTCAGCACTATACCATCTGTGGTTTTTAAAGGATATGAGGATTGGTCTGTTGATTTTTTGGACAATAAGATCGAAGAACTCAGCGGCTACCCAATGGAGGACTTCAACAGCAGAAAATTGAAATGGTCGGATATTGTTGTGCCAGAAGATATCGCCCCCATGAGAGATAGATTTAAACGAGCGCTCAAGAATGGCAAGATATACCTGCGGGAGTATAGAATACGAACAATTGACGGTGATATTCGCTGGATTCGAGAAAGAAGTCGAATAGTCTTGGATGAAAAGGGGAAAATTGACCACGTGAGCGGCATTTTCTCGGACATTACTGCAAGAGTTGAGATGAGGCAAAGGCTGGAAGAATCTTATGAGCAACTGGCTAGGGCCCACAAGGAACTCGAACACCAGTGCCAAGTGATCAATAATTTGAACGAGAACCTGGAAACAATGGTGAAGGAGAGAACAGAAGAACTCGTTAAATCCGAGAGAAAATACAAGAAACTCATCGAAGACTTGAAAGACATGATCTTCATAGCTCGTAAGGATGGCAGGCTTACAGACATCAACCCCAGCGGCCTGCAAATGCTGGGCTTGAATTCTTCTCAAAATCGGCACTCCTTGACCCTGGAAGATATTTTCCTTGATGTGGCCGAGGCCACAACCTTCCGCAAAATTCTTGAAGAGCAGGGGTTTGTCAAAGATTACGAGGCCAGGTTCAAAACTAGAGATGGCAGTATCCTGGATACACTCATCACTGCCAATGCTATGCTGGACGATTCAGGGAAATTCGACGGCTGCGAAGGAATTGTCAGGGATGTGACAGAGCTGCGTAGAGCAACCGAAGCCTTGATAGAGTCACAGAAGATGACTACTGTTGGACAACTCGCAGCAGGTGTAGCCCATGAAATAAATACCCCCCTAGGTATTATTCTAGCCCATGCTCAACTCCTGGCAGACGATTTTCCTGAAGGGAGTGAACCGCTTGAAGACCTGAAAACAATTGAAAAACAAACCAAGATCTGTGCTAAGATCGTTGCGGATCTTCTGGAGTTTTCAAGGCGCAGTGAAGCTGCGGTCGATTCTACCGATATCAATCTGACCATTGAAGAAGTGCTGGCAGTAATGGAACACTCCCTCAACATGGATCGGATCTATATAGTAAGAGAGTTTGCAGAAGATCTTCCCCTTATATCTGCAGATAGTGAAAAACTAAAGCAAGTATACATCAATATGCTCAATAATGCCCATGATGCCATTGGCACTGATGGCGCCATCGGCATAAGGACCAGATTCAACCGAGATTCAGGAGAAATAGTGATCTGCTTCCTTGATACCGGTGAAGGTATTCCGGCTGGAATAAGGACCAAAGTTTTTGAGCCGTTTTTCTCCACTAAGGCGGTGGGTAAAGGTACGGGGCTGGGCCTGTCGGTGAGCTTCGGGGTGGTCAAGCAACATGGTGGCTACATTGAAGTAGAGAGTCCCCTGTCTGCTGAATGGCTCGAGATCTTTAAAGGAAAAGAAATCGGCAAGAGAGGTCCTGGAACAGTTTTTACTATTCACCTGCCTATAGCCTTGGAGCCCGAGATAGGCACGGAAGTAGGTTCAGGTGTTGCAGATCGATAG
- a CDS encoding CoB--CoM heterodisulfide reductase iron-sulfur subunit B family protein, protein MKVSYYPGCSLEGTARDYRESLESVAAKLEIHLQELEDWNCCGATAAHSIDDVAALILPGRNLVIAEQAGLDLVVPCALCFNRLKTAEKAFLQGKMPRSDFSFTGKIKVWDLLDFFAQPWMLPEIRARVTAPLIGLEPVCYYGCVANRPPKVTDAAQPENPQNMDVLLTTLGARVIDWPHKTDCCGASHAVARPDIVFQLVHRLYQRALRAGANCIVVSCQMCQANLDMYQEHIGRLFGASYYLPIFYFTELMGLAMGLREVGFWLARHMVDPQPLLARAKLL, encoded by the coding sequence ATGAAAGTCAGTTACTACCCGGGCTGTTCTCTTGAAGGCACAGCAAGAGACTACCGGGAGTCTCTGGAAAGTGTGGCTGCAAAGCTGGAAATCCACCTGCAGGAACTGGAGGATTGGAACTGTTGCGGCGCTACCGCAGCCCATAGCATCGACGATGTTGCAGCTCTCATTCTGCCAGGGCGCAATCTTGTCATTGCGGAACAGGCGGGCTTGGATCTGGTAGTTCCTTGCGCTCTCTGTTTCAACCGCTTGAAAACGGCCGAAAAGGCTTTCCTCCAAGGGAAAATGCCGCGAAGTGACTTCAGCTTTACAGGAAAAATCAAAGTGTGGGATCTGCTGGACTTTTTCGCGCAGCCTTGGATGCTGCCAGAGATCCGCGCCCGAGTGACAGCTCCCCTCATTGGCCTGGAACCCGTATGCTATTACGGCTGTGTAGCCAATCGTCCACCCAAAGTCACTGACGCAGCGCAGCCCGAAAATCCACAAAACATGGATGTCTTGCTCACAACTCTAGGGGCCAGGGTTATAGACTGGCCTCACAAGACTGACTGCTGCGGAGCGAGCCATGCAGTAGCTCGACCCGATATTGTGTTTCAGCTAGTTCACCGACTTTATCAGCGGGCGCTCCGCGCCGGCGCCAATTGCATCGTGGTCTCCTGTCAGATGTGCCAGGCCAACCTGGATATGTACCAGGAACACATAGGACGGCTGTTCGGAGCTTCCTACTACCTGCCAATATTCTACTTTACTGAACTCATGGGGCTGGCAATGGGACTGCGTGAGGTCGGATTCTGGCTCGCAAGGCACATGGTGGACCCGCAACCCCTACTCGCCAGAGCTAAACTCCTGTAA
- a CDS encoding FAD-dependent oxidoreductase, with product MEKTEDYSANNKEKTVSSKPIGAAMVVGGGIAGMQASLDIANAGFLVYLLEQDSSIGGNMAKLDKTFPTNDCSTCMISPKLLEVATHPNIKILSRTTVQSISGEPGNFKVEVVKQPRYVDEDRCTGCGECAAVCPVDVAADFNQGLNCRKAIYRHYPQAIPSTFCIDKKDRAPCVVSCPAGVNVQGYVQLIGQGKYVEAVQLIMERLPLPGVLGRVCPHPCEYS from the coding sequence ATGGAAAAAACAGAAGATTATTCCGCCAATAACAAAGAAAAAACTGTAAGCAGCAAGCCAATCGGGGCTGCCATGGTGGTTGGCGGTGGCATTGCTGGTATGCAGGCCTCTCTAGACATTGCCAATGCGGGTTTTCTAGTCTACCTGTTAGAACAAGACAGCAGCATTGGCGGCAACATGGCAAAACTCGACAAGACCTTTCCCACCAACGATTGTTCCACCTGCATGATATCTCCCAAGCTGTTGGAAGTGGCAACCCACCCCAACATCAAGATCCTCAGCCGCACAACCGTGCAATCCATAAGCGGTGAGCCGGGTAACTTCAAGGTGGAAGTGGTTAAGCAGCCTCGCTATGTGGATGAGGATCGCTGTACCGGCTGCGGAGAATGCGCCGCTGTCTGCCCTGTGGATGTGGCGGCAGATTTCAATCAAGGACTGAATTGCAGAAAGGCTATCTATCGCCACTATCCTCAGGCCATTCCCTCTACCTTTTGTATAGACAAGAAGGATCGGGCGCCGTGTGTAGTGAGTTGTCCTGCGGGGGTGAATGTGCAGGGATATGTGCAGTTGATAGGCCAGGGCAAGTATGTGGAGGCGGTGCAGTTGATCATGGAGCGTTTGCCGCTGCCCGGGGTATTGGGTCGGGTGTGTCCGCATCCGTGCGAGTATAGC
- a CDS encoding response regulator, whose protein sequence is MAKILVLDDVADAVNAITRILTKKGHAVAGFTEEDDAFTYAQEHKVDLAILDVKLKKMSGVQALQKLKKMQPDIKAIMLTGYPGLDTAAQSFESGAHEYCVKPIDRDELEMKVSVVLAGLKNREDVGD, encoded by the coding sequence ATGGCCAAGATACTGGTATTGGATGATGTTGCAGATGCGGTCAATGCAATTACAAGGATCTTGACCAAAAAAGGACATGCAGTAGCCGGCTTCACCGAAGAAGACGATGCTTTTACCTATGCCCAGGAGCACAAGGTGGACCTTGCCATACTGGATGTTAAATTAAAGAAAATGTCGGGGGTGCAAGCATTGCAGAAGTTGAAAAAGATGCAGCCAGACATCAAAGCGATCATGCTCACCGGTTACCCGGGCCTAGATACCGCCGCCCAGTCTTTTGAGTCGGGTGCTCATGAATATTGTGTGAAGCCAATAGACAGAGACGAACTGGAAATGAAAGTCTCTGTGGTCCTGGCGGGGCTGAAAAACAGAGAGGATGTTGGGGACTGA
- a CDS encoding GNAT family N-acetyltransferase, translating to MIIRRDFVVLPKLEVKMVLTLRPVTAQDFELFCSLRCETDLTPVKEKDYALWFIKVLRRKSDWIAEADGKPVGLISLDRANWIHIAVLPEHRKKGYGEKMLNMVPVKGVVWALIPNTNVVALQLFLKAGYSRYEFSGNYVIMQRKY from the coding sequence ATGATTATAAGGAGGGATTTTGTGGTCCTGCCAAAATTGGAGGTGAAGATGGTTCTTACACTGAGACCTGTCACCGCCCAGGATTTTGAGCTTTTCTGTTCCCTTAGATGTGAGACAGACCTCACACCGGTCAAAGAAAAGGATTATGCTCTCTGGTTTATCAAAGTGCTGAGACGCAAGAGCGACTGGATAGCGGAAGCGGACGGCAAACCCGTGGGTTTGATCAGTTTGGATAGGGCTAACTGGATCCACATCGCGGTCCTGCCGGAACACAGGAAAAAGGGATACGGCGAAAAGATGTTGAACATGGTTCCGGTGAAAGGTGTGGTGTGGGCCTTGATTCCCAACACCAACGTGGTGGCTCTGCAGCTGTTCTTGAAGGCTGGATACTCTCGCTATGAGTTTTCTGGCAATTATGTAATTATGCAAAGAAAGTATTAA
- a CDS encoding CoB--CoM heterodisulfide reductase iron-sulfur subunit A family protein: MAAKGEATMVGSVMVVGGGIAGMQAALDLADCGYKVYLVEKGPAIGGLMSQLDKTFPTNECAMUIISPKLVEVGRHLNIDLLTLTEVANISGKAGNFSVTLSHRPRYVDPDRCTGCGLCKDHCPVTAVSEFNEGLSHRKAAYIKLPQAVPLSYAIDRESCIGCGLCEKICLAKAIRYSDQTRESCISVGAIVLAPGSEFFKPTAFDTYNYAHFPNVITSMEFERVLSAGGPYKGHLMRPYDLDEPRSIAWLQCVGSRNINQGDNPYCSGVCCMYAIKQAVIAKEHARQHLDAAIFFMDMRTHGKDFEKYYQRARQEHGIRFIRSRVHSVEQERQSKNLLITYVDEAGTLHEEVFDLLILSVGTRPPAGVISLAEKLGVDLNSYGFCATSSLKPVATSQAGIFVCGIFQEPKDIPSSVIEASAAACAASTALAPARGTLVRARTYPEERDVSSQKPRIGVFVCNCGVNIGSVVRVPEVAAYARTLPHVVYVQENLFSCSQDAQEQLRQVIVERDLNRVVVASCSPRTHESLFQETLKAAGLNRYLFEMANIRDQDSWVHQNDPDAATDKAKDLVRMAVAKASLLEPLREEKIPITPVALVVGGGLAGMHAALAIARAGYHVHLAEKSGALGGQAAMIHWTWEGKEVQPFLRQMIQQVEEHPLITIHLNSELVYCSGFVGSFRSTLVDNGAKRETITVDHGVVILATGGAAYQPKEYLYGSHPAIFLWHELHERIAGRDPLLTDGRCGVFIQCVGSRQPDHPYCSRICCSHSVQTALKIKELNPEIDLYILYRDLRTYGFREGLYQEARRKGILFSRYDLENKPQVRMTAAGDLEVEIFDQVLGRSFVIHPDFVNLASAIEPAAGEELARMLKIPLNEEGFFMEAHAKLRPVDFASEGIFVCGLAHYPKSIEESLTQAMATVARAMGVLAKEVWLTSGLTATINPETCAGCMGCIEVCPYGAITFNDVLHISEVNRALCKGCGSCAAACPSGSARLMGFTRRQLNTQVMAALS; this comes from the coding sequence ATGGCAGCAAAAGGTGAAGCAACCATGGTGGGCTCGGTCATGGTGGTGGGCGGGGGCATTGCCGGTATGCAGGCTGCCCTGGATCTGGCCGATTGCGGTTACAAAGTCTATCTGGTGGAAAAAGGACCTGCCATCGGCGGCCTTATGTCCCAGTTGGACAAGACCTTTCCCACAAACGAGTGCGCCATGTGAATTATCTCGCCCAAGCTGGTCGAGGTCGGCCGCCATCTCAACATCGACTTGCTCACCCTAACCGAGGTCGCCAACATCTCCGGCAAGGCGGGAAATTTCTCTGTCACCCTTAGCCATCGACCTCGATATGTTGACCCTGATCGTTGTACAGGCTGCGGTTTGTGCAAGGATCACTGCCCTGTTACTGCAGTCAGCGAGTTCAATGAGGGGTTGAGTCACCGTAAAGCTGCCTATATCAAACTGCCCCAGGCTGTGCCACTCTCTTACGCCATTGACCGTGAAAGCTGTATAGGCTGCGGTTTGTGTGAAAAAATCTGTCTAGCCAAAGCCATCCGCTACAGTGATCAAACAAGGGAAAGCTGCATCAGTGTGGGTGCCATTGTCCTGGCACCGGGCAGCGAGTTCTTCAAACCCACAGCCTTTGATACGTACAACTATGCTCATTTCCCCAATGTGATCACCAGCATGGAGTTCGAACGAGTCTTGAGTGCCGGCGGGCCTTATAAAGGCCATCTCATGCGTCCTTATGATCTCGATGAACCGAGAAGCATCGCCTGGCTGCAATGCGTGGGCTCCAGGAACATCAATCAAGGTGACAACCCTTACTGCTCTGGCGTTTGCTGCATGTACGCCATAAAGCAGGCGGTCATTGCCAAAGAGCATGCTCGCCAGCATCTGGATGCGGCCATCTTTTTCATGGACATGCGGACCCACGGCAAAGATTTTGAAAAATATTATCAGAGGGCCCGGCAAGAGCACGGCATACGCTTCATTCGCTCCCGTGTTCATTCCGTTGAGCAGGAGCGACAGAGCAAGAACTTGCTCATCACTTATGTGGACGAGGCAGGCACACTGCATGAAGAGGTTTTCGACTTGCTGATTCTCTCTGTAGGCACTCGTCCTCCTGCAGGGGTGATTTCTCTTGCTGAGAAACTGGGAGTAGACCTCAATAGCTATGGCTTCTGTGCCACCAGTTCATTGAAGCCCGTGGCAACTTCACAAGCTGGCATCTTCGTATGCGGCATCTTCCAGGAGCCTAAAGACATTCCCTCCTCTGTGATCGAGGCCAGTGCTGCGGCCTGTGCCGCCTCCACTGCACTTGCTCCGGCTCGAGGCACTCTGGTGCGGGCAAGAACTTATCCTGAGGAGCGGGACGTTTCCTCCCAGAAGCCCCGCATCGGCGTGTTTGTCTGCAACTGTGGCGTCAATATCGGCAGTGTGGTGCGCGTGCCAGAGGTGGCAGCGTACGCCAGGACCCTTCCCCATGTAGTATATGTCCAGGAAAACCTCTTTTCCTGCTCTCAGGATGCCCAGGAACAACTGCGGCAGGTCATTGTAGAGCGCGATCTCAACCGCGTAGTGGTAGCGTCGTGCTCGCCACGCACCCATGAGTCTCTTTTTCAGGAAACACTGAAGGCTGCCGGTCTGAACAGATATCTCTTTGAGATGGCAAACATCCGAGACCAGGATTCCTGGGTGCACCAAAATGATCCCGATGCTGCCACCGACAAGGCCAAGGATCTGGTGCGAATGGCTGTGGCCAAGGCCAGTTTATTGGAACCCTTGAGGGAGGAAAAGATCCCTATTACGCCCGTGGCCCTAGTGGTTGGTGGTGGACTTGCCGGCATGCACGCAGCCCTGGCAATCGCTCGAGCTGGATATCACGTGCACCTGGCGGAGAAGTCGGGAGCACTAGGGGGGCAGGCTGCCATGATTCATTGGACCTGGGAGGGCAAAGAGGTGCAGCCCTTTTTGCGGCAGATGATTCAACAAGTGGAAGAACACCCTCTGATTACTATCCATCTGAACAGTGAACTAGTTTATTGCAGTGGCTTTGTCGGCAGTTTTCGTTCTACTCTAGTTGATAATGGCGCAAAACGTGAAACCATCACCGTAGATCATGGTGTGGTCATCCTGGCAACCGGAGGAGCTGCCTATCAGCCAAAAGAATATCTCTATGGCAGCCACCCGGCAATATTCCTGTGGCACGAACTCCATGAGCGCATTGCCGGCCGTGATCCTCTTCTCACTGATGGCCGATGCGGTGTCTTTATTCAGTGTGTGGGGTCGCGCCAGCCTGATCATCCTTACTGCAGCCGCATATGCTGCAGCCATAGTGTGCAGACTGCTCTGAAGATCAAAGAGCTCAACCCTGAAATCGATCTCTATATTCTTTATAGAGATCTGCGCACCTATGGTTTCAGGGAAGGTCTCTACCAGGAAGCCCGGCGCAAGGGCATTCTTTTTAGCCGTTATGACCTGGAGAACAAACCCCAAGTGCGAATGACAGCAGCCGGAGACCTGGAAGTGGAAATCTTTGATCAGGTATTGGGGCGTTCTTTTGTCATACACCCTGATTTTGTCAACCTGGCCAGCGCCATTGAGCCGGCAGCCGGGGAGGAACTCGCCAGGATGTTGAAAATTCCACTCAATGAAGAGGGTTTTTTTATGGAAGCCCACGCCAAGCTGCGGCCGGTGGATTTTGCCAGTGAGGGCATCTTCGTCTGCGGTCTGGCTCACTATCCCAAGTCCATCGAGGAATCACTGACGCAGGCCATGGCTACGGTAGCGAGAGCCATGGGAGTCTTGGCAAAAGAGGTCTGGCTGACCAGCGGCTTGACTGCAACGATCAACCCTGAAACCTGTGCGGGATGTATGGGATGCATAGAGGTCTGCCCTTATGGGGCCATCACTTTTAACGATGTCCTGCATATCTCAGAGGTAAACCGTGCCCTTTGCAAAGGTTGCGGCTCCTGTGCTGCAGCCTGCCCTTCTGGAAGCGCTCGGTTAATGGGTTTTACTCGCAGGCAGCTGAACACGCAGGTAATGGCTGCTTTGTCTTGA
- a CDS encoding hydrogenase iron-sulfur subunit — MEQFHPKVLAFLCNWCAYAGADLAGVSRLQYPPEVRVIRVMCSSSVSFENILKALQNGADGIFVGGUHFGDCHYQYGNYLTARRVTVLKDLLSYLGIEPQRLQVVWVSSAEASRYVQEMTRFIEEIRSLGPLSHLLQQNRPQFSSRTSQSHSTEGQPHA, encoded by the coding sequence ATGGAACAATTTCACCCCAAAGTACTCGCTTTTCTCTGCAACTGGTGCGCCTACGCGGGGGCAGACTTGGCAGGAGTCAGCCGTCTGCAGTACCCCCCGGAGGTTAGAGTTATTCGAGTAATGTGCTCCTCCTCAGTGTCTTTTGAAAATATCCTCAAGGCACTGCAAAATGGCGCAGACGGGATTTTTGTGGGAGGCTGACATTTCGGAGATTGTCATTACCAGTATGGTAATTACCTCACGGCGAGACGGGTGACGGTCCTGAAGGACCTGCTGAGTTATCTGGGGATAGAACCACAACGACTGCAGGTGGTCTGGGTATCATCGGCAGAAGCATCCAGATATGTCCAGGAAATGACCCGCTTTATTGAAGAGATTCGCTCACTTGGTCCGCTTTCTCACCTGCTGCAGCAAAATCGGCCACAGTTCAGCTCTAGAACAAGTCAGAGTCATTCAACGGAGGGCCAGCCACATGCATGA
- a CDS encoding 4Fe-4S dicluster domain-containing protein — MEPDFDFLPEVEHESGIKASACFQCRKCSNGCPVTFAMDYPPDQIIRFIHLGLKDLALGSSTIWICAACETCTTRCPNEIDIAGLMDYLKQRALKEKVVLRDSLTYRFHRVFMDEIARHGRVFEAGILFRYLLVSGQWWSKLADGSWWRDTNLALKLLRKGRLPLRPHSVAARQEIESLLK; from the coding sequence CTGGAGCCGGACTTTGACTTTCTGCCAGAGGTGGAACACGAGAGCGGCATTAAAGCCTCTGCCTGCTTTCAGTGCCGTAAATGCAGCAATGGCTGCCCGGTGACCTTTGCCATGGACTATCCACCGGATCAAATTATCCGTTTCATCCACCTCGGCTTGAAAGATTTGGCTCTGGGCAGCAGCACCATCTGGATCTGTGCAGCATGTGAAACGTGCACCACCAGGTGTCCTAACGAGATAGATATCGCCGGTCTAATGGATTATTTGAAGCAGCGCGCCCTCAAAGAGAAGGTGGTCTTGCGCGACTCACTCACCTATCGTTTTCACAGGGTTTTCATGGATGAGATTGCCAGGCATGGCCGGGTGTTCGAGGCCGGCATACTGTTTCGCTATCTACTGGTAAGCGGCCAGTGGTGGTCGAAATTGGCAGACGGTTCCTGGTGGCGCGATACCAATCTTGCTCTCAAGCTCCTTAGAAAAGGCCGCCTCCCACTGCGGCCACACTCGGTGGCAGCCAGACAGGAGATCGAATCCCTCTTGAAATAG
- a CDS encoding 4Fe-4S dicluster domain-containing protein, whose amino-acid sequence MHEEIKRAVRDLLATGKIEGFLALKQDGAHVGPHLFVQADEVEHLVIGDESGPGRARYPLLKIVQTLLQAKPNSRFGVLVRGCDERALKALLAWNQIADEQIITLGVACPSSLAKACQCAQPYPEKWLEGEATETVEFQGSPLEKLSPPERLFSWLEQFEKCIKCYGCRNICPMCFCNECALESEDVVSRGEIPPEFPMFHLVRALHMIGRCVDCGLCEEACPADIPLRTLYKKINDIVDDHFRFRPGFNTDKRSPLHEVAEPPPTR is encoded by the coding sequence ATGCATGAAGAAATAAAAAGGGCTGTTCGCGATCTTCTGGCAACCGGAAAAATAGAGGGATTTCTGGCACTCAAACAGGATGGCGCGCACGTGGGGCCCCATCTTTTCGTGCAAGCAGACGAGGTGGAGCACCTTGTTATTGGCGATGAATCAGGTCCAGGCAGAGCCCGTTACCCTTTGTTGAAAATAGTGCAAACTCTCCTGCAGGCAAAGCCAAATAGCCGCTTTGGTGTCCTGGTGAGGGGCTGCGACGAGCGGGCTCTCAAAGCGCTGTTAGCCTGGAACCAGATAGCAGATGAACAGATAATTACCTTAGGAGTAGCCTGTCCGTCAAGTTTGGCAAAAGCATGTCAATGTGCACAGCCATATCCTGAGAAATGGCTCGAAGGAGAAGCCACCGAGACCGTGGAATTTCAAGGTTCACCTCTGGAAAAACTCAGTCCTCCTGAAAGGTTGTTTTCCTGGCTGGAACAATTTGAAAAATGCATCAAATGTTATGGTTGTCGCAACATTTGTCCTATGTGTTTTTGCAATGAATGTGCACTCGAGAGTGAAGACGTGGTGTCTCGTGGTGAAATTCCGCCAGAATTTCCCATGTTCCATCTGGTGCGAGCGCTTCACATGATCGGCCGCTGTGTGGACTGTGGGCTCTGTGAAGAAGCTTGCCCGGCCGATATCCCCCTCAGAACACTTTACAAAAAGATCAACGACATAGTGGACGACCACTTCCGTTTCCGCCCCGGGTTCAATACTGACAAGAGGTCTCCTCTGCACGAAGTGGCAGAACCGCCGCCAACTCGCTGA